Proteins from a genomic interval of Echeneis naucrates chromosome 21, fEcheNa1.1, whole genome shotgun sequence:
- the LOC115061442 gene encoding uncharacterized protein LOC115061442 translates to MEGEFEKECGEYGGCDGLVRNQYKNIRTQLLSGIVDKDRAAINKKQEAAEQGQSADSTPIWQTQYRHKPAAEAGIADTIEGLFAAGVLEPSTSKWNTPILPVEKQNTGKYRMAHDLRRINAIVSTPTVPVPNPYTALSSLTPTHQWFSCIDLANAFFCLPLAPHLRDIFSFTYGGQQLQYTRVPQGFILSPGVFNQTLKHQLADLPLPPDVVVIQYVDDILLAAPTPSTCLEATQAVLLRLSDTGFKVSKSKLQCCRQQVSFLGRVVSNKGTALSPSHRESILNHPLPQTVKDMLSFLGLTGYSKNYVAAYGELTHPLRALVNEQGMRNLAAPLNWTKDAESSFIQLKQSMSRAADLAIPDYTLPFFLDVSEKAHTVSGVLFQKKGGGRQVLMYASISLDPTEERHPPCTRHAAGVAKILQKTAHIVMGHALTVLTTHSIVAYVSSAAFTMTSLRQTRLEKILNAPHITFTHEGINMADHIGEGEPHRCEEKVQEDVRVREGLHTKALADAEEILYTDGCCFRHPTEGLKAAYAVVRQTDAGFQEIITETVKGKESSQRAELQAMIAALEWSAGKKVNIYTDSAYVVGAIHVEMPQWMRSGFLTTAKTPIKHKEEMMTLKEALMKPDQVAVIKCKGHDNSGTVVSKGNRAADEAAKRKAGYSTQYVMLQTEKTIHDLLPPCDVNMLITEQEKVSPEELTVWRDRGATKVEGIWRSPDGRPALPPGLKLSVLQEAHGMSHCGKTQMARHLTHWWHPFLPAMVENHVRECEICTEYNVKSTVKPHQGRFPLPKLPGQEIVIDYTDMLERVGGYRYLLVAVDAYTGWPEAIPAKSEDAKTVIKFLVNQYIPRHGFPKRIRSDNGTHFKNKDLQQVEKALGLKHAFGTVYHPQSQGKVERMNQSIKGKIGKICAQTKMNWVDALPLALMSIRSSVSSLTGFTPYELKTGQQFPGPGAGVQTVEEERKGLKYKPYYDQLTALVSAFSKQVTEPEKGGEEKEPSTAEWVLLKVLKRKWSEPRWTGPYKVVERTSHAVKLQGKGDTWYHWSQCAAAEPPARTLEEIASCKE, encoded by the coding sequence ACTCCACACCTATTTGGCAGACACAATATCGACACAAACCTGCCGCCGAGGCCGGCATTGCAGACACCATTGAAGGATTATTTGCCGCAGGAGTATTAGAGCCCTCCACCTCTAAGTGGAACACACCTATTCTACcagttgaaaaacaaaacacaggcaaATACCGTATGGCTCATGATCTCAGGCGCATCAATGCTATTGTCTCCACCCCCACTGTCCCTGTCCCCAATCCGTATACAGCTCTCTCTAGCCTCACACCAACACATCAGTGGTTCTCCTGTATTGACTTGGCTAAcgcttttttctgtttgccccTTGCCCCTCACCTGCGTGACATCTTTTCCTTCACATACGGCGGTCAGCAGTTGCAGTACACTAGAGTCCCACAAGGGTTCATACTCTCACCAGGGGTGTTTAATCAGACCCTGAAACATCAATTGGCAGACCTCCCTCTGCCCCCTGACGTGGTTGTCATACAGTATGTGGATGATATCTTACTGGCGGCCCCGACCCCTTCCACCTGCCTGGAGGCCACGCAGGCAGTCCTGCTTCGCCTCTCTGACACTGGCTTTAAAGTCTCCAAGTCCAAACTTCAGTGTTGCCGCCAACAGGTGTCGTTTCTTGGCCGTGTTGTATCTAACAAAGGCACGGCCCTGTCACCTTCTCATCGGGAGTCCATTCTTAACCATCCTCTCCCTCAAACTGTGAAAGACATGCTATCTTTTCTGGGCCTTACAGGCTACAGTAAAAACTATGTAGCCGCCTACGGGGAACTGACACACCCCCTCCGGGCCCTAGTTAACGAGCAAGGCATGAGAAATCTAGCTGCACCTCTCAACTGGACCAAGGATGCAGAATCCTCGTTCATCCAGCTGAAACAATCCATGTCACGCGCAGCTGATTTGGCCATCCCAGACTACACTCTCCCGTTTTTCCTGGATGTTTCTGAAAAAGCACATACCGTATCCGGAgttctttttcagaaaaaagggggaggtaGACAGGTACTGATGTATGCTAGCATTTCCCTAGATCCAACAGAAGAGAGACACCCACCATGCACACGACATGCGGCTGGAGTGGCTAAAATTTtgcaaaaaacagcacacattgTGATGGGACACGCGCTAACAGTATTAACAACACATAGCATAGTGGCCTACGTCAGCTCAGCAGCATTCACCATGACATCACTCAGACAAACAAGGCTGGAAAAAATCCTAAACGCACCTCACATAACATTCACACATGAAGGGATCAATATGGCAGATCATATAGGAGAAGGTGAGCCTCACAGGTGCGAGGAGAAAGTACAAGAAGACGTCAGGGTAAGAGAAGGGCTACACACAAAAGCTCTAGCAGACGCAGAAGAGATCTTGTACACAGACGGATGCTGTTTCAGACATCCAACAGAAGGGCTAAAAGCAGCATATGCAGTGGTCAGGCAGACAGATGCAGGGTTTCAGGAGATCATCACAGAGACAGTGAAAGGGAAAGAATCCTCCCAAAGAGCTGAACTCCAAGCGATGATTGCAGCTCTAGAATGGTCAGCTGGAAAAAAGGTGAATATCTACACCGACTCTGCCTACGTGGTAGGAGCCATCCATGTGGAGATGCCTCAATGGATGAGATCCGGTTTTTTAACAACAGCCAAAACGCCcatcaaacacaaagaggagatGATGACACTTAAAGAGGCTCTTATGAAGCCAGACCAGGTAGCTGTCATCAAGTGCAAAGGACATGATAACTCAGGGACAGTAGTATCCAAAGggaacagagcagcagatgaggcagcaaaaagaaaggcAGGGTATAGCACCCAATATGTGATGctacaaacagagaaaacaatacATGATCTGTTGCCCCCGTGTGATGTAAATATGTTAATAACAGAACAAGAAAAAGTATCACCAGAAGAGCTCACTGtctggagagacagaggagcaaCCAAAGTAGAAGGTATATGGAGGTCCCCGGATGGGAGGCCAGCATTACCTCCAGGACTGAAATTGTCAGTCCTACAAGAAGCACACGGGATGTCtcactgtggaaaaacacagatggCAAGACACCTAACACATTGGTGGCACCCATTCTTACCAGCTATGGTAGAAAATCATGTGCGTGAGTGTGAAATATGTACAGAATATAATGTGAAGTCAACTGTGAAGCCTCATCAGGGAAGGTTTCCACTTCCAAAACTACCAGGTCAGGAGATTGTGATTGATTACACAGACATGTTGGAGCGAGTAGGAGGATACAGGTATCTTCTGGTAGCAGTGGATGCATACACTGGCTGGCCAGAAGCCATACCTGCAAAATCAGAGGATGCAAAAACAGTAATCAAATTCCTGGTAAATCAATACATTCCCAGGCACGGGTTTCCTAAACGCATCCGGTCTGACAATGGAACccactttaaaaacaaagacctaCAACAGGTAGAGAAAGCCCTGGGACTAAAACACGCATTTGGCACGGTCTATCATCCTCAATCACAAGGAAAAGTAGAAAGGATGAATCAGTCTATCAAAGGGAAGATAGGCAAAATTTGTGCTCAGACTAAGATGAATTGGGTAGATGCTTTACCCTTAGCTCTGATGTCAATCAGGAGCTCAGTCAGCTCATTAACAGGGTTTACCCCATATGAGTTGAAAACGGGTCAGCAGTTCCCGGGACCGGGAGCTGGAGTGCAGACCgtagaggaggaaaggaaaggtttgAAATACAAACCATATTATGATCAACTAACAGCTTTGGTGTCAGCTTTTTCCAAACAGGTGACTGAACCGGAGAAaggtggagaggaaaaggagccCTCAACAGCAGAGTGGGTCCTCCTGAAAGTGCTCAAAAGAAAGTGGTCAGAACCAAGGTGGACTGGCCCCTACAAAGTCGTGGAACGGACGTCCCACGCAGTGAAACTCCAAGGGAAAGGTGACACTTGGTATCATTGGAGTCAGTGTGCCGCAGCAGAACCCCCTGCTCGAACACTGGAAGAGATAGCAAGTTGCAAAGAGTAG
- the LOC115061758 gene encoding integrin beta-2-like isoform X1 codes for MVQCVPFLLLLVMGRQGFCQREQVCVKTVINSCDDCIRSGPYCVWCQELNFIKAGEQEATRCDTKAQLITRGCKDIVSPTNSLIINKDDELAQSFIQQEPIQLRPQKITLSLRPGLPQSFTVTFKRVQGYPVDLYYLMDLSYSMKDDLKNVKELGQDLFQALNSITQHAQIGFGAFVDKTVLPYTNVKKLQKPCDDEDEQQCQAAFGYRHVLPLTSNMTEFKAKVSQQSISGNLDSPEGSLDAMMQAAVCGDKIGWRNSSTRLIVLTTDAGFHMAGDGKLAGILEPNSEECHIENNLYTKSSEMDYPSVGQLATQLEKNNIQPIFAVTENVVSVYKELSAMIPKSEVQVLSSDSKNVVKLIKDAYNRLSSKVTLTHDNLPDNVHIVYTPVCPKPVKERDSEGICDDVHEEQEISFNITVTAFSCMEGKKSFTIRPLGIKDTLTVSISAECVCKCGEPTDEHHTHCKGKGSVNCGICRCNDGFVGQFCDCAIGDKDDSSLRASCRRMNGTECEGRGDCVCGRCQCHSTESGNSYRGDFCECDDEHCEKFQNKLCGGNGRCKCGTCECFPGYEGSACQCMVSREGCQTANGSVCYGRGICKCNRCECNEGYQPLQCKECLGCPDPCPAKLSCIECLGFDSGPYQKNCSLACNSSIYYEKVDKFTISKEPCKLKDSQGCWIKFSLEQLVGVDNYRAEVLMQRDCPEPPSVIPIIAGAIAAVALIGILLLMLIKLLIYINDLKEFRKFENEKKKAKWAKAENPLFQTATTTVANPTFTGE; via the exons GATTTTGTCAAAGAGAGCAAGTGTGTGTGAAGACAGTGATCAACTCGTGTGATGACTGCATCAGATCTGGACCGTACTGTGTGTGGTGCCAAGAGCTG AATTTCATAAAAGCAGGCGAACAGGAAGCCACTCGCTGTGACACCAAAGCTCAGCTGATTACAAGGGGCTGCAAAGACATTGTATCTCCCACCAACAGTCTGATCATCAACAAGGATGATGAGTTGGCTCAGTCCTTCATCCAGCAAGAACCAATCCAGCTGAGACCTCAGAAGATCACTCTGAGTCTGCGGCCCG GGCTTCCACAATCATTTACTGTGACCTTTAAGAGAGTGCAGGGGTACCCAGTTGATCTGTATTACCTGATGGACTTGTCCTATTCTATGAAGGATGACTTGAAGAATGTGAAAGAGCTGGGACAAGATCTCTTCCAAGCTCTGAATAGTATCACTCAACATGCTCAAATAG GTTTTGGTGCCTTTGTTGATAAGACAGTCCTTCCCTACACCAATGTGAAGAAACTGCAGAAGCCttgtgatgatgaggatgagcaGCAGTGTCAGGCGGCCTTCGGCTATAGACATGTGCTCCCTCTAACTTCAAATATGACTGAGTTCAAAGCAAAAGTGAGTCAGCAGTCAATCTCTGGCAACCTGGACTCTCCTGAGGGAAGTCTGGACGCCATGATGCAGGCTGCTGTATGTGGG GACAAAATAGGATGGAGGAACAGTAGCACTCGGCTGATCGTCTTAACTACTGATGCTGGTTTCCACATGGCCGGAGATGGAAAACTGGCTGGTATACTGGAGCCCAACAGTGAAGAGTGCCACATAGAAAACAACCTTTACACAAAGAGCAGTGAGATG GACTACCCATCTGTAGGGCAACTCGCCACccagctggaaaaaaacaacattcagccAATATTTGCGGTGACAGAAAATGTGGTGTCAGTATATAAG GAACTCTCTGCAATGATTCCAAAATCAGAGGTGCAAGTTCTGTCATCAGATTCCAAGAATGTTGTTAAGTTGATTAAGGATGCCTATAAT CGGTTGTCCTCCAAAGTGACTCTGACCCATGATAATCTCCCTGACAATGTCCATATTGTCTATACCCCAGTATGTCCCAAACCAGTCAAAGAAAGGGACAGTGAGGGCATTTGTGATGATGTGCATGAAGAACAAGAG ATCTCTTTTAATATTACTGTGACTGCATTCTCATGTATGGAAGGGAAGAAGTCTTTCACCATCAGACCCCTTGGCATAAAAGATACACTGACAGTTAGCATAtctgcagagtgtgtgtgtaaatgtgggGAACCTACTGACGAACACCATACACACTGCAAGGGAAAGGGAAGTGTCAACTGTGGTATTTGCAG GTGCAATGATGGTTTTGTGGGTCAATTCTGCGACTGTGCCATTGGAGACAAAGATGACAGCTCCCTCAGAGCTTCCTGTCGAAGGATGAATGGCACCGAGTGCGAGGGTCgaggagactgtgtgtgtggcagatgcCAGTGCCACAGCACAGAGAGCGGGAACAGTTACCGTGGTGACTTCTGCGAGTGTGACGATGAACACTGCGAGAAGTTCCAGAATAAACTGTGCGGAG GTAATGGTAGGTGCAAATGTGGTACGTGTGAATGCTTTCCTGGGTATGAGGGTTCGGCCTGTCAGTGCATGGTGTCCAGGGAGGGCTGTCAGACAGCCAACGGCAGTGTGTGCTACGGCAGAGGGATCTGTAAGTGCAACCGCTGTGAGTGTAACGAAGGATACCAGCCCCTACAATGCAAGGAGTGCCTTGGCTGCCCCGACCCATGTCCAGCAAAACT GAGCTGCATTGAGTGTCTGGGCTTTGACTCTGGTCCCTACCAAAAGAACTGCAGTTTGGCCTGTAATAGTAGTATCTACTATGAGAAGGTGGATAAGTTCACCATCTCAAAGGAGCCATGCAAGCTGAAGGATTCCCAGGGATGCTGGATCAAATTCTCCTTGGAGCAGCTGGTTGGAGTGGACAACTACAGGGCCGAGGTCCTGATGCAGAGAG ACTGTCCAGAACCTCCCAGTGTCATACCAATAATTGCAGGCGCTATCGCAGCTGTGGCTCTCATTGGAATATTGCTGCTGATGCTCATCAAGCTACTGATCTATATCAACGACTTGAAAGAGTTcaggaaatttgaaaatgaaaaaaagaaagcaaagtgGGCCAAG GCTGAAAATCCACTGTTCCAGACAGCCACCACGACTGTAGCCAACCCCACCTTTACAGGAGAGTGA
- the LOC115061758 gene encoding integrin beta-2-like isoform X2, producing the protein MDLSYSMKDDLKNVKELGQDLFQALNSITQHAQIGFGAFVDKTVLPYTNVKKLQKPCDDEDEQQCQAAFGYRHVLPLTSNMTEFKAKVSQQSISGNLDSPEGSLDAMMQAAVCGDKIGWRNSSTRLIVLTTDAGFHMAGDGKLAGILEPNSEECHIENNLYTKSSEMDYPSVGQLATQLEKNNIQPIFAVTENVVSVYKELSAMIPKSEVQVLSSDSKNVVKLIKDAYNRLSSKVTLTHDNLPDNVHIVYTPVCPKPVKERDSEGICDDVHEEQEISFNITVTAFSCMEGKKSFTIRPLGIKDTLTVSISAECVCKCGEPTDEHHTHCKGKGSVNCGICRCNDGFVGQFCDCAIGDKDDSSLRASCRRMNGTECEGRGDCVCGRCQCHSTESGNSYRGDFCECDDEHCEKFQNKLCGGNGRCKCGTCECFPGYEGSACQCMVSREGCQTANGSVCYGRGICKCNRCECNEGYQPLQCKECLGCPDPCPAKLSCIECLGFDSGPYQKNCSLACNSSIYYEKVDKFTISKEPCKLKDSQGCWIKFSLEQLVGVDNYRAEVLMQRDCPEPPSVIPIIAGAIAAVALIGILLLMLIKLLIYINDLKEFRKFENEKKKAKWAKAENPLFQTATTTVANPTFTGE; encoded by the exons ATGGACTTGTCCTATTCTATGAAGGATGACTTGAAGAATGTGAAAGAGCTGGGACAAGATCTCTTCCAAGCTCTGAATAGTATCACTCAACATGCTCAAATAG GTTTTGGTGCCTTTGTTGATAAGACAGTCCTTCCCTACACCAATGTGAAGAAACTGCAGAAGCCttgtgatgatgaggatgagcaGCAGTGTCAGGCGGCCTTCGGCTATAGACATGTGCTCCCTCTAACTTCAAATATGACTGAGTTCAAAGCAAAAGTGAGTCAGCAGTCAATCTCTGGCAACCTGGACTCTCCTGAGGGAAGTCTGGACGCCATGATGCAGGCTGCTGTATGTGGG GACAAAATAGGATGGAGGAACAGTAGCACTCGGCTGATCGTCTTAACTACTGATGCTGGTTTCCACATGGCCGGAGATGGAAAACTGGCTGGTATACTGGAGCCCAACAGTGAAGAGTGCCACATAGAAAACAACCTTTACACAAAGAGCAGTGAGATG GACTACCCATCTGTAGGGCAACTCGCCACccagctggaaaaaaacaacattcagccAATATTTGCGGTGACAGAAAATGTGGTGTCAGTATATAAG GAACTCTCTGCAATGATTCCAAAATCAGAGGTGCAAGTTCTGTCATCAGATTCCAAGAATGTTGTTAAGTTGATTAAGGATGCCTATAAT CGGTTGTCCTCCAAAGTGACTCTGACCCATGATAATCTCCCTGACAATGTCCATATTGTCTATACCCCAGTATGTCCCAAACCAGTCAAAGAAAGGGACAGTGAGGGCATTTGTGATGATGTGCATGAAGAACAAGAG ATCTCTTTTAATATTACTGTGACTGCATTCTCATGTATGGAAGGGAAGAAGTCTTTCACCATCAGACCCCTTGGCATAAAAGATACACTGACAGTTAGCATAtctgcagagtgtgtgtgtaaatgtgggGAACCTACTGACGAACACCATACACACTGCAAGGGAAAGGGAAGTGTCAACTGTGGTATTTGCAG GTGCAATGATGGTTTTGTGGGTCAATTCTGCGACTGTGCCATTGGAGACAAAGATGACAGCTCCCTCAGAGCTTCCTGTCGAAGGATGAATGGCACCGAGTGCGAGGGTCgaggagactgtgtgtgtggcagatgcCAGTGCCACAGCACAGAGAGCGGGAACAGTTACCGTGGTGACTTCTGCGAGTGTGACGATGAACACTGCGAGAAGTTCCAGAATAAACTGTGCGGAG GTAATGGTAGGTGCAAATGTGGTACGTGTGAATGCTTTCCTGGGTATGAGGGTTCGGCCTGTCAGTGCATGGTGTCCAGGGAGGGCTGTCAGACAGCCAACGGCAGTGTGTGCTACGGCAGAGGGATCTGTAAGTGCAACCGCTGTGAGTGTAACGAAGGATACCAGCCCCTACAATGCAAGGAGTGCCTTGGCTGCCCCGACCCATGTCCAGCAAAACT GAGCTGCATTGAGTGTCTGGGCTTTGACTCTGGTCCCTACCAAAAGAACTGCAGTTTGGCCTGTAATAGTAGTATCTACTATGAGAAGGTGGATAAGTTCACCATCTCAAAGGAGCCATGCAAGCTGAAGGATTCCCAGGGATGCTGGATCAAATTCTCCTTGGAGCAGCTGGTTGGAGTGGACAACTACAGGGCCGAGGTCCTGATGCAGAGAG ACTGTCCAGAACCTCCCAGTGTCATACCAATAATTGCAGGCGCTATCGCAGCTGTGGCTCTCATTGGAATATTGCTGCTGATGCTCATCAAGCTACTGATCTATATCAACGACTTGAAAGAGTTcaggaaatttgaaaatgaaaaaaagaaagcaaagtgGGCCAAG GCTGAAAATCCACTGTTCCAGACAGCCACCACGACTGTAGCCAACCCCACCTTTACAGGAGAGTGA